The segment GCCACGCCCGGAACGTCGAGCAGCGGCCGCAGGGCGGCCAGCCCTGGCGAGCGCCGGCGGTCGTCCTTGAATTCGGGGTTGCCGGCCCACACCAGCCCGACCCGCAGCCCCGTCCGCGGGCCCATGCGCGTCGCCCAGGCCGCCGCCAGCGCCGGTTCGGCGCGCAGGTAGGGGACCTCGGCCGGGACGCTCGCCAGCGTGATGCCGAGGCGGTGTGGCAGGCTGAGCAGAGCGGCGTGGGCGTCGTGCGGCGGCGGCGAGTCGGAGCGGCCGACGACTCCGTCCACGCCGGGGAGCGTGGCGAACAGGCGGATGAGACGATCGTTGCACTCGACGATCACGCGCGCACCCCGGCGGCGCAGCAGGGGTGCGTAGCGGGCGAACTGGATGCCGTCGCCGAGCCCCTGCTCGTCGTGCAGCAGGATCGTAAGGCCGTCCGGGTTTCCACCCTCCCACACCGGGGTCGTCAGGCCGCGCGGCGCGACCTGACGGTCGGCCAGACGGGTGCGCCATTCGTATTCCCGGAACCCCGCCTCCAGATCGCCGCGCAGCAGCAGACAGGTGCCCAGCAGGGTGTGCGCCTCGGCGTTGTCGGGATCGCGGTCGAGGAGGCGCCGGCATTGGGCCTCGGCGTCCCCCATGCGCCGCAGCTTGCTGAACACCAAGCCGAGGTTCAGCCGGGCCGAGGTGAAGTCCGGGTCGATCGCCACCGCCCAATGCAGCACGCGGGCCGCCGCCTCGTCCCCGCCGGTCCGCAGCGAAAGGGCAAGCCCCAGGTTGCTGAGCACGCCGGGTTCGGCGGGGGCCAGCGCCAGCGCCCGCCGTCCGACGCCGACCGCCTCGTCGTGGCGGCCCATATTCTTCAGCGCGATGCCCAGGTTGGCATGGGCGCGATGGTCGTCGGGGACGAGGCGGACCAGCTCCCGCAGCACGCTTTCCGCCTCGCCGTAGCGGTGGCGCATCAGCAGCGTGTGGGCGAGATGGAAGCGGTGGAAGGTGCCGAAGGGATCGAGGACGACGCAGCGGCGCAACGGTCCGTCCGCCTCCTCCGGCGCGTTGCGGCCGAGCCGCTCCATCGCCAGGGCATGGAACGCGTCGATGGAGGCGGGGTCGAGGACCAGGGCACGACGATGCTCCGACCCGGAGTCCGCGATCGGCTCCTCCGGGACCGGCGGGCCGGCGTCCGGCGAGAGCCAGCCGAGCGCGCGGAAATGCCCGATCCGCTCGCGGATCAGCCGGGGGAAGCCGGCGTCGATGGGGACGGGTGCCAGGGACGTCCACATGCCGGGAACCGCACCGCCGTCGAAGCGCCCGGTGGCGTAGAAGCGGTCCAGCCGCTCCCGGTTCGCCGCCGGGTCCTGATCGAAGGCCGCGATCATCTCGCGGTGCGCGAAGGCCTGCAGCTTGGCGCGGAAGCGCTCGATCCCGCCCATCCAGGTGAAGTGCCAGCCGGCGTCCGGGACGACGCGCCCATGCCCCAGCTTGGTCAGGTAGCGGGCGCGGTTGGCGCCGATCCGGCGGATCAGCTCCCACGGCGCGGCGGCCACCGACACCCAGGGATCGGGCGACTTGAGGTCGAGGAAATAGAGGAAGATGTCGAGATGGGGCGCGAACAGCGAGCGGCCGTCGTCCGGTTCCCGGCGCAGCCGTTCCATCACCCAGGGGCGGAGGATTTCGTCGGCGTCCGAGACGACGATCATGTCCGTCGGGTCGCAGCCGTCAAGCCCGCGGATGATCGCATCGCGCTGGTGGGCCTCGCGCTGCCACGCGAAGCCGCCGGGATCGTCGTCAACGACGACGTGAATGATCTTGTCGGCGTAGGCAGCGAAGCGCGCGCGGTTCTCCGCGTAATGGAGAGGCTTGGGATCGCCGGCGTGGGTGAAGGTCGCCTCGACCAGGACGAAGCGGTCGACCACCGCGTCCAGCTCGGCCAGTCGTACCTCCAGAAGGTCCAGCTCGTTGTAGAACTGGAAGCAGTCGTAGATTCGCCGCCCGCCGGGTGGCGGGGCCGCGGGCGGCGGCGTGTCCGTCAGCGTCGTGACGTAGGCGAACCAGGCGTCGAATCCGCGCAGCGTCGTCCAGACGGACGACCGGTTCTCCTCCGTGTTGTGGTCGAGCCGCAGGGACTGCTCGACGAGCGCGATCAGCGCCCGCGCCTCCGCCCGCCAGGCCTGCTCCTCCTTGGCCGGAGGGCGGGCGTTCAGGTGGGCGCCCAGCGCGTCCAGCAGGCGCTGCTGCGCGTCGGCCAGACCGGCGGTGGCGGCCGCCCCCGCCGTGGCCGCGGCGGCGGCGTCCGTCCGGGCGCCTCTCAACTCATCAAGCCACGCCAGCCAGTCCCCGGCCCGTCCGGCCCAGCTCATTTCGGTGGTGACGTGATCGACCTGTTCGCGAAGCTGGCGGGCGGTGGTCGCGCCCTCGTCGCGCCACTGCAGCAGGGCCGTCCGGGCGGTCTCGGCGAAGCGGACGGCGTGCTCCGCCGGGTCCTCGGGGACCGGGATCAGCCGGGCGAAGCCGGCCGTGGTTTCCGGCAACGCCCCCAGCGCGCTGGACACGACGAGGCAGCCGGCGGCCAGCGCCTCCATGACAGCGATGCAGGAGGTCTCGGCGAAGCGGTTGGGGTAGGCGAGGCCGGTCGCGCCGCGCAACGCCTCGGCCAGGGCACTTTGGGAGACCGCCCCCACATACTCCACCCCCTCGGTCTCGCGGCAGCGCCGGTAGAGGGCGCCGTAGGGGTCCTTGTCGGCGGGGAC is part of the Azospirillum baldaniorum genome and harbors:
- a CDS encoding tetratricopeptide repeat protein, with the protein product MTVKIAFLDPAGGDYTPDTPRLHPLGGSQSALCYLAEALAAAGLEVTLVNGTRTPGLVRGVRCLPAGTVSWEDMRAFDVVVLLNGCPTEALTRLRAALDGGQKLILWMQHAIDQAAAQCVAEPEARACWDGYAFVSRWQMDGYLTAFGLDRRLCRILRNGIAPAFSGLFPPGADIRAAKPWPPVLAYTSTPFRGLDVLLDSVPRLRAAIPGTTVQVFSSLDGYQVPADKDPYGALYRRCRETEGVEYVGAVSQSALAEALRGATGLAYPNRFAETSCIAVMEALAAGCLVVSSALGALPETTAGFARLIPVPEDPAEHAVRFAETARTALLQWRDEGATTARQLREQVDHVTTEMSWAGRAGDWLAWLDELRGARTDAAAAATAGAAATAGLADAQQRLLDALGAHLNARPPAKEEQAWRAEARALIALVEQSLRLDHNTEENRSSVWTTLRGFDAWFAYVTTLTDTPPPAAPPPGGRRIYDCFQFYNELDLLEVRLAELDAVVDRFVLVEATFTHAGDPKPLHYAENRARFAAYADKIIHVVVDDDPGGFAWQREAHQRDAIIRGLDGCDPTDMIVVSDADEILRPWVMERLRREPDDGRSLFAPHLDIFLYFLDLKSPDPWVSVAAAPWELIRRIGANRARYLTKLGHGRVVPDAGWHFTWMGGIERFRAKLQAFAHREMIAAFDQDPAANRERLDRFYATGRFDGGAVPGMWTSLAPVPIDAGFPRLIRERIGHFRALGWLSPDAGPPVPEEPIADSGSEHRRALVLDPASIDAFHALAMERLGRNAPEEADGPLRRCVVLDPFGTFHRFHLAHTLLMRHRYGEAESVLRELVRLVPDDHRAHANLGIALKNMGRHDEAVGVGRRALALAPAEPGVLSNLGLALSLRTGGDEAAARVLHWAVAIDPDFTSARLNLGLVFSKLRRMGDAEAQCRRLLDRDPDNAEAHTLLGTCLLLRGDLEAGFREYEWRTRLADRQVAPRGLTTPVWEGGNPDGLTILLHDEQGLGDGIQFARYAPLLRRRGARVIVECNDRLIRLFATLPGVDGVVGRSDSPPPHDAHAALLSLPHRLGITLASVPAEVPYLRAEPALAAAWATRMGPRTGLRVGLVWAGNPEFKDDRRRSPGLAALRPLLDVPGVAVFGLQKGARRRELETCGPLPASFIDLGAEIADFADTAAIMENLDLVISSCTAPAHLAGALGRPVWTLLPDIADWRWLERGDTSPWYPTMRLFRQAAPGDWTSVVSEVRAALERLVATGEAP